From Acidimicrobiia bacterium, the proteins below share one genomic window:
- a CDS encoding CAP domain-containing protein yields MTVGLVTAVAAAPPRPGPSQAPIVATAIADGDLDGQFVALLNDERIAGGLSPLVPYDDLVDDAIVHTAAMMAHGDIYHSSDLTNFTTGWQSIGENVGYGPNVTKLHKAFMASPTHRANIMGDYDRVGVASEVDPNGRIYVTVLFMKTLGGYQPKPDFELMIDAGVAATLGVGLEP; encoded by the coding sequence TTGACGGTCGGTTTGGTAACCGCCGTGGCGGCCGCTCCCCCTCGACCCGGGCCATCCCAGGCGCCAATAGTGGCGACTGCCATCGCCGATGGGGATCTTGATGGCCAGTTTGTGGCACTGCTGAACGACGAGCGAATCGCCGGGGGGCTTAGCCCACTCGTCCCATACGACGACCTCGTAGATGACGCGATCGTCCACACGGCGGCCATGATGGCGCACGGCGACATCTACCACTCATCCGACCTTACGAATTTCACCACCGGTTGGCAGTCAATCGGCGAAAACGTTGGTTATGGGCCTAACGTCACGAAGCTCCATAAGGCATTTATGGCCTCACCAACCCACCGCGCCAACATCATGGGCGATTATGACCGGGTAGGGGTTGCGTCCGAGGTCGACCCGAACGGTCGCATCTATGTCACGGTTCTCTTTATGAAGACCCTCGGTGGGTATCAACCCAAACCAGATTTCGAGCTGATGATCGATGCCGGGGTGGCGGCGACACTCGGAGTGGGTCTGGAGCCATAG
- a CDS encoding YbjN domain-containing protein has translation MPVSRAEAAAVLAETVEAWLADSENDVVYSEEVDGYLVIRMRQSVRDFTSVWFMVGERSIQIEAYVLPAPDDDHSAVFRQCLVRNRKAWRVHYMVGQDGGLVLHGRLANEVVNSSELSLLLAEIYDAIEVGFRPLIRAGWPTETGREK, from the coding sequence ATGCCGGTATCCAGGGCTGAAGCTGCCGCAGTTCTCGCCGAGACGGTTGAGGCATGGCTGGCCGACTCCGAAAACGACGTTGTGTATTCCGAGGAGGTTGATGGCTACCTCGTCATCAGGATGCGTCAGTCGGTGAGAGATTTCACGTCCGTATGGTTTATGGTTGGTGAGCGGTCGATTCAGATCGAAGCCTATGTGCTACCGGCGCCAGACGACGACCACTCAGCGGTTTTCCGGCAATGTCTGGTGCGGAACCGAAAGGCCTGGCGGGTTCACTACATGGTGGGACAAGACGGCGGACTTGTGCTCCACGGGCGGCTCGCCAATGAAGTTGTCAACAGCTCCGAATTGAGCCTGCTGCTCGCCGAGATCTACGACGCCATCGAAGTCGGTTTTCGCCCGTTAATACGGGCTGGATGGCCTACCGAAACGGGTCGCGAAAAATAG